In Uranotaenia lowii strain MFRU-FL chromosome 2, ASM2978415v1, whole genome shotgun sequence, one genomic interval encodes:
- the LOC129747910 gene encoding uncharacterized protein LOC129747910 isoform X1: MENEQRESQSSNEEVFLPSEETISQPGTVYIIQDGDLEKTMGARNHATTRILSIVNTIHHYEGDVSMLKTRRSMLQDTYKAYDQAQSRLEQWSTDEFQNREDTEFKYVTGLAEIDKAIESNKAAQNSGHDLVRLPTVDLPLFSGQIEDWLEWSDKFNNLVHRRASLADVQKFEYLKLSLRGPALNIIDSLPTTSANYVVAYELLEERYNNTKLLIQKHMKDLFELEPTREESAKSLRNLFDKARKHLRSLRIMGQPVEAWNAVLIHLMANKLDNATRREWESTTSGTIPPTYDSLEAFITKRCQMLEVLPKKRHVVSETTTCYKKPRMELKVLTSNQEKRKNCLVCEEDHSLNRCNKFLSMGLDARIKTIKRHALCFNCLRSNHTADTCRSSGCLKCGRKHNTSIHREQRDFGNHRQIDPSSKYLSKSWETLLPTAVIRIMTEDRGWVTGRALLDSGSQTNVISKSFLEFLGVKPERTFIQIAGFGQQALPIKAKTDIYIAARHNVYMKKIAAYVTETITGPTPPRNIDIDGWNLSNYYLADPEFFLSRPVDILLGVSIFFDILKKGNDKIHQNLPSIQNTSLGWVVGGTLSKLAPMKSDNYDIEKVLLIKHHNWTEEELECEKLFKETTKRGSNGRFIVRLPLKENVKKLGSSKETALSQFLKLEVRFLRDPKLKLDYCAFLKEYLDMGHMEEITDRDIDPAKPTFYFPHHPVIRPESSTTKLRTVFNGSAVTSSGMSLNDTLMIGPNIQQELFCILIRFRCPKFVLTADIKKMFRQVEIDKADRQLQLIHWRFSPDEPVKTFSLKTVTYGTSSAPFTAVRCLQQLAEENRESHPEASRVIMEDVYMDDLLTGHNELDKLKQLQRQLMHILSTAGFELHKWGSNEKSLLPGQNVIPVTKILGLLWDSHADKFSFSNQVIDNLTATKRQVLSEIQKVFDPLGLLSPIIINGKLLMQELWESKLDWDQPLPKELEDKWNWFKKQIYEINHISIPRHVPSAGVLVELHGFSDAAKPGYGAAIYVRVDNGNNILSHLLCAKSRVSPAKSKQTNQDDTIPRKELRAASLLADLMHKIKQTILFPIQGIYYWTDSMVTLDWINKPAHAWPTFIANRVTSIQEKTTITCWHHVRSKDNPADLISRGVSSKKLASSALWWSGPEFLKGTGESWLPMPRTLLVDITAPSAKAEPSSETFLLERFSTYTKTLRITAYCLRFVYNTKKQNIVKRVGTLALQELREAEILLIQFSQERAFKLERELLLNNKAIPRSSPLLTLNPVIDRDGIIRVGGRIQAARVTFDQKHPIILPAKCVLSKQIAKLYHLKNLHIGPQGLLYSLRMKYWPIHGKNLARQVVHQCLTCFKNKPIGITQVMGQLPAARINEARTFKTCGVDFGGPFTIKENLIRTKKFLKVYVALFICFSTRAVHLELVSSLTSAAFIAALRRFFGQRGRSSVIYCDNATNFTGASHEIARNAKELEYQLAPEISMFCSTEGVEFKFIPPRSPNFGGIWEAGIKSVKHHIKRVLGSSIPTYEEMLTLLKQIEGVLNSRPISPMSADPSDPNPLTPGHFLIGEPISNLPEIDLSSAKPHQLTRFGEVQKSLQLFWKRWRTEYLNNLQQRTKRGAKSKTNLKQGDLCLIKEDNLPPLEWITGRVVQVYPGPDGNVRVATLRTAKGEVKRAISKLCPFPTNEL, encoded by the exons ATGGAAAACGAGCAACGTGAATCTCAATCTTCCAACGAAGAAGTGTTCTTGCCTAGCGAGGAAACCATCAGTCAGCCGGGAACGGTCTACATCATTCAAGATGGAGACCTTGAAAAGACGATGGGTGCCCGCAACCACGCGACCACCCGCATTTTGTCCATAGTGAATACTATCCATCACTATGAGGGAGACGTGAGCATGCTGAAAACCCGAAGAAGCATGCTGCAAGATACTTACAAAGCATACGACCAAGCTCAAAGTCGGTTGGAGCAATGGTCAACTGACGAATTCCAAAACAGGGAGGATACAGAATTCAAATACGTGACCGGCTTAGCTGAAATTGACAAAGCAATTGAAAGTAATAAGGCCGCTCAAAACTCCGGCCATGATTTGGTCCGGCTACCTACCGTCGATTTGCCGTTATTTTCAGGCCAAATCGAAGATTGGCTTGAGTGGAGCGACAAATTTAACAACTTAGTTCACCGACGAGCATCTCTCGCGGacgttcaaaaatttgaatacctAAAACTGTCGCTGAGAGGCCCCGCGCTGAATATCATAGACTCGCTTCCAACGACTTCCGCCAACTATGTGGTGGCATATGAGCTACTGGAAGAACGATACAACAACACAAAGTTGCTGATTCAAAAACACATGAAGGACCTGTTCGAATTGGAACCAACACGAGAGGAATCTGCTAAATCGTTGAGAAACCTTTTCGACAAGGCAAGAAAACACTTGAGATCGCTACGCATCATGGGGCAACCAGTGGAAGCATGGAATGCGGTTCTTATCCACCTCATGGCCAATAAGTTGGATAACGCTACACGACGAGAGTGGGAATCAACTACTTCTGGAACAATTCCCCCGACATATGACAGTCTGGAAGCGTTCATTACCAAAAGATGTCAAATGTTGGAAGTTTTACCGAAAAAACGTCACGTCGTGTCAGAAACAACTACCTGCTACAAGAAACCCCGAATGGAACTGAAGGTGCTCACGTCGAACCAAGAAAAACGTAAAAATTGCCTTGTATGTGAAGAAGATCACTCCCTCAACAGATGCAACAAGTTTCTTTCGATGGGCCTGGACGCAAGAATCAAAACGATAAAACGACACGCCTTATGTTTCAACTGCCTGCGAAGCAACCACACCGCAGATACCTGCAGAAGTTCGGGGTGCCTCAAATGTGGACGCAAACATAACACAAGCATTCATCGTGAGCAAAGGGACTTTGGGAATCACCGTCAAATAG ATCcatcttcaaaatatttatctaaATCTTGGGAAACTTTACTGCCAACGGCTGTTATTCGAATTATGACAGAAGATAGAGGTTGGGTGACTGGAAGAGCTCTCCTGGATTCGGGGTCTCAAACGAATGTCATCTCAAAATCCTTCCTTGAATTCTTAGGAGTCAAACCAGAACGAACGTTTATTCAAATCGCTGGATTTGGACAACAAGCTCTACCGATAAAAGCAAAAACAGATATTTATATTGCCGCCCGACACAATGTTTACATGAAGAAAATTGCAGCATACGTTACAGAAACTATAACCGGACCGACCCCCCCGCGAAATATTGACATAGATGGTTGGAATTTGTCCAATTATTATCTGGCAGATCCAGAATTTTTCTTAAGTCGTCCTGTAGACATATTATTAGGAGTGTCAATTTTCTTTGATATTCTCAAAAAAGGTAACGACaagattcatcaaaatttaccGTCAATTCAGAACACTTCGCTTGGCTGGGTTGTTGGCGGTACACTTAGCAAACTTGCACCCATGAAAAGCGACAACTACGACATTGAGAAAGTCTTACTGATCAAGCATCATAATTGGACAGAAGAAGAATTAGAAtgtgaaaagttgttcaaagaAACTACTAAGCGAGGATCTAATGGGAGATTCATTGTTAGACTACCCTTAAAAGAGAATGTTAAGAAATTGGGTTCATCGAAGGAAACAGCCCTaagccaatttttgaaattggaaGTTCGATTCCTTAGAGACCCTAAACTCAAATTGGATTACTGTGCGTTTCTGAAGGAATACCTGGATATGGGCCATATGGAAGAAATAACTGATAGAGACATTGATCCTGCAAAACCCACGTTTTATTTCCCTCACCACCCAGTAATACGCCCGGAAAGCAGTACAACTAAACTACGTACAGTGTTCAATGGATCTGCTGTTACGTCAAGCGGAATGTCGTTAAATGACACTTTGATGATTGGTCCCAACATACAACAAgaacttttttgtatattgATAAGATTTCGATGTCCGAAGTTTGTATTAACAGCAGatatcaaaaaaatgtttagacaGGTCGAAATTGACAAAGCCGATAGACAGCTGCAGTTGATACATTGGAGATTCTCACCAGATGAACCGGTCAAAACATTCAGTTTAAAGACGGTGACTTATGGCACTAGTTCGGCACCATTCACTGCAGTTCGTTGCCTGCAACAATTAGCAGAAGAAAATAGAGAAAGTCATCCCGAAGCATCAAGG GTTATCATGGAGGACGTGTATATGGATGATCTTCTAACTGGACATAATGAACTTGATAAACTAAAACAGTTGCAGCGACAATTGATGCACATCTTGAGTACTGCTGGATTTGAATTGCATAAGTGGGGTTCGAATGAAAAGAGCCTTTTGCCCGGACAAAATGTGATCCCTGTCACTAAAATTTTAGGTCTACTTTGGGACTCTCACGCTGATAAGTTCAGTTTTAGTAACCAAGTGATCGACAATTTGACTGCTACGAAACGCCAGGTACTGTCTGAAATACAAAAGGTGTTTGACCCGTTAGGACTCCTCTCACCTATTATCATAAATGGAAAACTGCTAATGCAGGAATTATGGGAATCGAAATTAGATTGGGACCAACCACTTCCAAAGGAGTTGGAGGACAAATGGAACTGGTTTAAAAAACAGATATATGAAATCAATCACATTAGTATTCCGAGACATGTGCCATCGGCAGGGGTTTTAGTTGAGTTACATGGGTTCTCAGACGCTGCCAAACCGGGCTACGGAGCTGCAATTTACGTCAGAGTAGATAACGGAAATAACATTTTGTCTCATCTACTCTGCGCTAAGTCTAGAGTTTCACCAGCAAAATCTAAGCAGACGAATCAAGACGATACCATACCAAGAAAGGAATTAAGAGCCGCATCGTTACTGGCAGATCTGATGCACAAGATAAAGCAAACTATTTTGTTTCCGATTCAAGGTATTTATTATTGGACGGACTCAATGGTTACTTTGGACTGGATCAACAAACCAGCACATGCTTGGCCAACATTTATTGCGAACAGGGTAACATCAATACAGGAAAAAACAACTATTACGTGCTGGCATCATGTGAGATCAAAAGACAATCCTGCGGATCTCATCTCCAGAGGGGTGTCATCGAAAAAGTTAGCATCCAGTGCATTATGGTGGTCAGGTCCTGAGTTCCTGAAGGGAACAGGCGAATCATGGCTTCCAATGCCAAGAACACTTCTCGTAGACATCACGGCTCCTTCTGCAAAGGCGGAACCATCAAGCGAGACTTTTTTGTTGGAGAGGTTCTCGACTTACACTAAAACCCTGAGAATTACTGCATACTGTTTAAGGTTTGTCTACAACACCAAAAAACAGAATATTGTAAAACGTGTCGGAACTCTTGCTCTACAAGAATTGAGGGAGGCTGAAATCTtacttattcaattttctcaagaaCGAGCATTCAAGCTGGAAAGAGAATTATTGCTTAACAATAAAGCTATCCCACGTTCAAGTCCCTTATTAACCTTAAACCCAGTCATTGATCGTGACGGCATCATTAGAGTTGGAGGGCGTATACAAGCTGCAAGAGTGACTTTCGACCAAAAACACCCAATAATTCTCCCAGCGAAATGTGTTCTATCAAAACAGATTGCCAAACTTTACCATCTCAAAAATCTGCATATTGGACCTCAAGGGCTTCTTTACTCCTTGAGAATGAAATATTGGCCTATTCATGGAAAAAATCTAGCTCGACAAGTTGTGCACCAATGCTTAACTtgcttcaaaaacaaaccaatcgGAATAACTCAAGTCATGGGCCAGTTGCCAGCAGCTAGAATCAATGAAGCAAGAACTTTCAAAACTTGCGGTGTTGATTTTGGTGGACCGTTCACTATCAAGGAGAATTTGATAAGAACGAAGAAGTTCTTAAAGGTCTACGTTGCATTGTTCATCTGTTTCAGCACTAGAGCTGTTCATTTAGAACTAGTGAGTAGTCTTACTAGTGCTGCCTTCATTGCTGCTCTACGGAGATTCTTTGGGCAAAGGGGTCGAAGTTCCGTAATCTATTGCGATAATGCAACCAATTTTACAGGAGCTAGTCACGAAATCGCCAGGAACGCTAAGGAATTGGAATATCAGCTTGCTCCCGAAATAAGTATGTTTTGTTCGACAGAAGGAGTTGAGTTCAAATTTATACCCCCTCGGTCCCCAAATTTCGGGGGCATTTGGGAAGCTGGTATAAAGAGCGTAAAACATCACATAAAAAGAGTACTCGGATCATCGATCCCGACCTATGAAGAAATGTTGACTCTACTGAAACAAATTGAGGGCGTTCTGAATTCAAGACCAATCTCACCAATGTCCGCGGATCCCTCTGATCCAAATCCATTAACGCCAGGACATTTCCTTATAGGTGAACCTATAAGTAACCTACCGGAAATTGATCTATCATCTGCTAAGCCACATCAGCTAACCCGATTCGGAGAAGTTCAGAAAAGTCTACAGTTATTTTGGAAGCGTTGGAGAACTGAATACCTGAATAATCTACAGCAAAGAACAAAGCGGGGTGCAAAATCCAAAACTAATCTCAAGCAAGGTGATTTGTGTCTAATAAAAGAAGACAATTTGCCACCTTTAGAATGGATAACTGGTCGTGTTGTGCAAGTGTACCCAGGACCTGACGGTAACGTGAGAGTTGCTACACTTCGTACTGCAAAAGGGGAAGTAAAACGAGCGATTTCAAAACTATGCCCATTTCCTACAAACgagctttaa
- the LOC129747910 gene encoding uncharacterized protein LOC129747910 isoform X2, whose translation MENEQRESQSSNEEVFLPSEETISQPGTVYIIQDGDLEKTMGARNHATTRILSIVNTIHHYEGDVSMLKTRRSMLQDTYKAYDQAQSRLEQWSTDEFQNREDTEFKYVTGLAEIDKAIESNKAAQNSGHDLVRLPTVDLPLFSGQIEDWLEWSDKFNNLVHRRASLADVQKFEYLKLSLRGPALNIIDSLPTTSANYVVAYELLEERYNNTKLLIQKHMKDLFELEPTREESAKSLRNLFDKARKHLRSLRIMGQPVEAWNAVLIHLMANKLDNATRREWESTTSGTIPPTYDSLEAFITKRCQMLEVLPKKRHVVSETTTCYKKPRMELKVLTSNQEKRKNCLVCEEDHSLNRCNKFLSMGLDARIKTIKRHALCFNCLRSNHTADTCRSSGCLKCGRKHNTSIHREQRDFGNHRQIDPSSKYLSKSWETLLPTAVIRIMTEDRGWVTGRALLDSGSQTNVISKSFLEFLGVKPERTFIQIAGFGQQALPIKAKTDIYIAARHNVYMKKIAAYVTETITGPTPPRNIDIDGWNLSNYYLADPEFFLSRPVDILLGVSIFFDILKKGNDKIHQNLPSIQNTSLGWVVGGTLSKLAPMKSDNYDIEKVLLIKHHNWTEEELECEKLFKETTKRGSNGRFIVRLPLKENVKKLGSSKETALSQFLKLEVRFLRDPKLKLDYCAFLKEYLDMGHMEEITDRDIDPAKPTFYFPHHPVIRPESSTTKLRTVFNGSAVTSSGMSLNDTLMIGPNIQQELFCILIRFRCPKFVLTADIKKMFRQVEIDKADRQLQLIHWRFSPDEPVKTFSLKTVTYGTSSAPFTAVRCLQQLAEENRESHPEASRVRFRNLEA comes from the exons ATGGAAAACGAGCAACGTGAATCTCAATCTTCCAACGAAGAAGTGTTCTTGCCTAGCGAGGAAACCATCAGTCAGCCGGGAACGGTCTACATCATTCAAGATGGAGACCTTGAAAAGACGATGGGTGCCCGCAACCACGCGACCACCCGCATTTTGTCCATAGTGAATACTATCCATCACTATGAGGGAGACGTGAGCATGCTGAAAACCCGAAGAAGCATGCTGCAAGATACTTACAAAGCATACGACCAAGCTCAAAGTCGGTTGGAGCAATGGTCAACTGACGAATTCCAAAACAGGGAGGATACAGAATTCAAATACGTGACCGGCTTAGCTGAAATTGACAAAGCAATTGAAAGTAATAAGGCCGCTCAAAACTCCGGCCATGATTTGGTCCGGCTACCTACCGTCGATTTGCCGTTATTTTCAGGCCAAATCGAAGATTGGCTTGAGTGGAGCGACAAATTTAACAACTTAGTTCACCGACGAGCATCTCTCGCGGacgttcaaaaatttgaatacctAAAACTGTCGCTGAGAGGCCCCGCGCTGAATATCATAGACTCGCTTCCAACGACTTCCGCCAACTATGTGGTGGCATATGAGCTACTGGAAGAACGATACAACAACACAAAGTTGCTGATTCAAAAACACATGAAGGACCTGTTCGAATTGGAACCAACACGAGAGGAATCTGCTAAATCGTTGAGAAACCTTTTCGACAAGGCAAGAAAACACTTGAGATCGCTACGCATCATGGGGCAACCAGTGGAAGCATGGAATGCGGTTCTTATCCACCTCATGGCCAATAAGTTGGATAACGCTACACGACGAGAGTGGGAATCAACTACTTCTGGAACAATTCCCCCGACATATGACAGTCTGGAAGCGTTCATTACCAAAAGATGTCAAATGTTGGAAGTTTTACCGAAAAAACGTCACGTCGTGTCAGAAACAACTACCTGCTACAAGAAACCCCGAATGGAACTGAAGGTGCTCACGTCGAACCAAGAAAAACGTAAAAATTGCCTTGTATGTGAAGAAGATCACTCCCTCAACAGATGCAACAAGTTTCTTTCGATGGGCCTGGACGCAAGAATCAAAACGATAAAACGACACGCCTTATGTTTCAACTGCCTGCGAAGCAACCACACCGCAGATACCTGCAGAAGTTCGGGGTGCCTCAAATGTGGACGCAAACATAACACAAGCATTCATCGTGAGCAAAGGGACTTTGGGAATCACCGTCAAATAG ATCcatcttcaaaatatttatctaaATCTTGGGAAACTTTACTGCCAACGGCTGTTATTCGAATTATGACAGAAGATAGAGGTTGGGTGACTGGAAGAGCTCTCCTGGATTCGGGGTCTCAAACGAATGTCATCTCAAAATCCTTCCTTGAATTCTTAGGAGTCAAACCAGAACGAACGTTTATTCAAATCGCTGGATTTGGACAACAAGCTCTACCGATAAAAGCAAAAACAGATATTTATATTGCCGCCCGACACAATGTTTACATGAAGAAAATTGCAGCATACGTTACAGAAACTATAACCGGACCGACCCCCCCGCGAAATATTGACATAGATGGTTGGAATTTGTCCAATTATTATCTGGCAGATCCAGAATTTTTCTTAAGTCGTCCTGTAGACATATTATTAGGAGTGTCAATTTTCTTTGATATTCTCAAAAAAGGTAACGACaagattcatcaaaatttaccGTCAATTCAGAACACTTCGCTTGGCTGGGTTGTTGGCGGTACACTTAGCAAACTTGCACCCATGAAAAGCGACAACTACGACATTGAGAAAGTCTTACTGATCAAGCATCATAATTGGACAGAAGAAGAATTAGAAtgtgaaaagttgttcaaagaAACTACTAAGCGAGGATCTAATGGGAGATTCATTGTTAGACTACCCTTAAAAGAGAATGTTAAGAAATTGGGTTCATCGAAGGAAACAGCCCTaagccaatttttgaaattggaaGTTCGATTCCTTAGAGACCCTAAACTCAAATTGGATTACTGTGCGTTTCTGAAGGAATACCTGGATATGGGCCATATGGAAGAAATAACTGATAGAGACATTGATCCTGCAAAACCCACGTTTTATTTCCCTCACCACCCAGTAATACGCCCGGAAAGCAGTACAACTAAACTACGTACAGTGTTCAATGGATCTGCTGTTACGTCAAGCGGAATGTCGTTAAATGACACTTTGATGATTGGTCCCAACATACAACAAgaacttttttgtatattgATAAGATTTCGATGTCCGAAGTTTGTATTAACAGCAGatatcaaaaaaatgtttagacaGGTCGAAATTGACAAAGCCGATAGACAGCTGCAGTTGATACATTGGAGATTCTCACCAGATGAACCGGTCAAAACATTCAGTTTAAAGACGGTGACTTATGGCACTAGTTCGGCACCATTCACTGCAGTTCGTTGCCTGCAACAATTAGCAGAAGAAAATAGAGAAAGTCATCCCGAAGCATCAAGGGTAAGATTTCGTAACTTGGAAGCATAA